A part of Desulfobacter sp. genomic DNA contains:
- a CDS encoding methylated-DNA--[protein]-cysteine S-methyltransferase has product MYYTKFNTRFCEIILAGDEKGLAHLHLNTGQGSRQFDIMADWEFSPAFFSDTRTQVLEYLDEKRKAFDIPLNLRGTEFQKKVWAELGRIPYGCTASYGDIAKRLGRPKAARAVGAANGKNPVPLVIPCHRVIGADGKLTGFAHGLAIKERLLSLEKDSNR; this is encoded by the coding sequence ATGTATTATACAAAATTCAACACCCGGTTCTGTGAAATCATCCTGGCCGGGGATGAAAAAGGACTGGCCCATCTCCATCTCAACACCGGCCAAGGCAGCCGGCAGTTCGACATCATGGCGGATTGGGAATTCAGCCCGGCGTTTTTTTCAGATACCCGGACCCAGGTGCTGGAATACCTGGACGAAAAAAGAAAGGCATTTGATATTCCCCTCAATTTAAGGGGAACGGAATTCCAGAAAAAAGTCTGGGCAGAACTCGGCCGGATTCCCTATGGCTGCACGGCAAGCTACGGTGATATCGCAAAGCGGCTGGGCCGCCCCAAGGCCGCCCGGGCCGTGGGGGCGGCCAACGGGAAAAATCCTGTTCCACTGGTCATCCCCTGCCACCGGGTGATTGGGGCCGACGGCAAGCTCACCGGTTTTGCCCACGGACTGGCCATCAAGGAGAGACTCCTTTCCCTTGAAAAAGATTCAAACCGGTGA